The genomic segment AGGGGAAGATGGAATTTGTAATCAACAAAATGAATCGTGGCGACTGGGAGCAAGTACGGGCTATTTACATTGAAGGGATTGCCACGGGGCACGCGACCTTCGAGGCCGAAGCCCCGGAATGGGAGAAATGGGATTCAGCCCATCTGGCGGAGCCTCGATCAGTAGCCCGGGTCGGAAGCAGCATCGCCGGATGGGCCGCCTTGAGTCGGGTTTCGCCCCGTTCCGTCTATTCCGGAGTGGCGGAAGTGAGTATCTATGTGGGAGCGAAATACCGCGGACAGGGAATCGGCGATGCCTTGCTGGCCGCTCTTGTTGATGCTTCCGAGAAGAAGGGGATTTGGACGTTACAAGCGGGTATCTTTCCGGAAAACATTTCCAGTATAAACTTGCACAAGAAGCACGGATTCAGGGAACTGGGGCGAAGGGAAAAAGTCGGAAAGATGACCTTCGGAAAACTCACGGGGATTTGGCGAGACGTCGTTTTATTGGAACGCCGCAGTAGGATTGCCGGATGTTCTTAGAGATTTATACCAAAGTGAGAATATCGCCTAAGCGGCATTATAATTCCCTTTATGAACAAATTTACGAGGTGGTGCGGCAGGTTCCGCCAGGGAAAGTGGCCACCTATGGACAGATTGCCAAAATAGTCGGCTTTTGCCCCCCCCCGCATGGTCGGCTATGCCATGGCTGCCCTGCCTCACGGGATGGAAGTGCCTTGGCAGCGGGTTATCAATCACAAGGGAGAAGTTAGCACCCGGTCTCGGGGAGACGGAGCCTTGCGACAGCGTCGGCTTCTGCGAGCAGAAGGAATCCGGTTCGATCGGAAAGG from the Deltaproteobacteria bacterium genome contains:
- a CDS encoding N-acetyltransferase family protein, with amino-acid sequence MEFVINKMNRGDWEQVRAIYIEGIATGHATFEAEAPEWEKWDSAHLAEPRSVARVGSSIAGWAALSRVSPRSVYSGVAEVSIYVGAKYRGQGIGDALLAALVDASEKKGIWTLQAGIFPENISSINLHKKHGFRELGRREKVGKMTFGKLTGIWRDVVLLERRSRIAGCS